Proteins encoded within one genomic window of Humulus lupulus chromosome 1, drHumLupu1.1, whole genome shotgun sequence:
- the LOC133808760 gene encoding probable indole-3-acetic acid-amido synthetase GH3.1, producing the protein MAVDSVTPSPLGPPACEKDSKALQFIEDMTRNTDAVQERVLSEILSRNSDTEYLKRFELEGATDRDSFKSKVPVVTYEDIQPEIQRIANGDRSPIFSSHPVSEFLTSSGTSAGERKLMPTIHEELDRRQLLYSLLMPVMNLYVPGLDKGKGLYFLFIKAETKTPSGLVARPVLTSYYKSEHFKTRPYDPYNVYTSPNETILCPDSFQSMYSQMLCGLIMRHEVLRVGAVFASGLLRAIRFLQLNWRELAHDISTGTLNPRIIDPAIKEKLMSDILKPDQELADFITSQCSGENWERIITRIWPNTIFLDVIVTGAMAQYIPTLDYYSGGLPKACTMYASSECYFGLNLKPMCDPSEVSYTIMPNMAYFEFMPHDPEAQPLSRQAPPRLVDLADLELGKEYELFITTYAGLCRYRVGDILEVTGFHNSAPQFRFVRRKNVLLSIDADKTDESELQKAIENASVLLREFNTSVVEYTSFADTKTIPGHYVIYWELLVKDSANSPSHEVLNQCCLAMEESLNTVYRQGRVADNSIGPLEIRVVKNGTFEELMDYAISRGASINQYKVPRCVSFTPIMELLDSRVVSVHFSPAAPYWNPERRR; encoded by the exons ATGGCCGTTGATTCAGTAACACCTTCTCCTTTGGGACCACCTGCATGTGAGAAAGACTCTAAGGCGCTTCAGTTCATCGAGGACATGACTCGCAACACTGACGCCGTCCAAGAAAGGGTTCTCAGCGAGATACTGAGTCGTAACTCGGACACTGAGTACCTCAAACGATTTGAGCTCGAAGGAGCCACCGACCGTGACTCGTTCAAGTCAAAGGTCCCGGTCgtgacctatgaggatattcaGCCTGAGATCCAACGTATCGCTAATGGAGATCGCTCTCCCATATTTTCCTCTCATCCCGTTTCTGAGTTCCTCACTAG TTCTGGAACTTCTGCTGGAGAAAGGAAATTGATGCCTACAATTCATGAAGAGTTGGACCGTCGCCAGCTTTTGTACAGTCTTCTGATGCCTGTAATGAACCT TTACGTGCCGGGTTTGGACAAAGGGAAAGGTCTCTACTTCTTATTCATTAAGGCTGAAACGAAGACCCCAAGTGGTCTTGTGGCGCGACCAGTGCTGACCAGCTACTACAAGAGCGAACACTTCAAGACCCGTCCGTACGACCCGTACAACGTCTACACCAGCCCCAACGAGACGATCCTTTGTCCCGACTCATTCCAAAGCATGTACTCTCAGATGCTTTGTGGCCTCATCATGCGCCATGAGGTCCTCCGTGTCGGAGCGGTCTTCGCCTCGGGCCTCCTGCGTGCCATCCGGTTCCTCCAGCTCAACTGGAGAGAACTCGCACATGACATCTCGACTGGAACCCTAAACCCCAGAATCATCGACCCAGCTATCAAGGAAAAGCTCATGTCGGATATCCTTAAACCTGACCAGGAACTCGCAGACTTCATCACCTCACAATGCTCGGGGGAGAACTGGGAAAGGATCATCACCCGTATTTGGCCTAACACCATCTTCCTCGATGTCATCGTGACTGGTGCAATGGCTCAGTACATCCCGACCCTTGATTACTACAGCGGCGGGCTTCCCAAGGCTTGCACCATGTACGCTTCTTCAGAGTGTTACTTCGGTCTTAACCTTAAACCAATGTGTGATCCCTCCGAGGTTTCTTACACcatcatgcccaacatggcctaCTTCGAGTTCATGCCCCATGACCCGGAGGCGCAGCCTTTGAGCCGCCAGGCGCCACCGCGTCTCGTGGACTTGGCCGATCTCGAGCTTGGGAAGGAATATGAGCTCTTCATCACCACGTACGCCGGGTTATGCCGGTACCGAGTCGGTGACATACTAGAAGTCACCGGATTCCATAACTCGGCGCCACAGTTTCGGTTTGTTAGGAGGAAGAACGTTCTTTTGAGTATCGACGCGGATAAGACCGACGAGTCGGAGCTCCAGAAAGCGATCGAGAACGCCTCCGTTCTTCTCCGGGAGTTCAACACGAGCGTGGTTGAGTACACGAGTTTTGCAGATACCAAAACGATTCCCGGCCATTACGTGATATATTGGGAGCTTTTGGTGAAGGACTCAGCCAACTCGCCGAGTCACGAAGTGCTGAATCAGTGCTGTTTGGCTATGGAGGAGTCGCTCAACACGGTTTACAGACAAGGAAGAGTTGCCGATAACTCGATCGGACCGCTGGAGATAAGAGTCGTTAAGAATGGGACCTTTGAGGAGCTGATGGATTATGCAATATCTAGAGGCGCGTCCATCAATCAGTATAAGGTTCCAAGGTGCGTAAGTTTCACACCCATAATGGAGCTTCTCGATTCCAGGGTGGTTTCGGTGCACTTCAGCCCAGCTGCACCGTATTGGAACCCGGAACGACGTCGTTAA